The Catenuloplanes niger genome includes a window with the following:
- a CDS encoding PhoX family protein, with the protein MSERPRLLPLLGQSGHAGRSSMTCLYRCGNACDHPVPNESGNEYFGDLVSGEVSRRGVMRAGAIGAMVLGFGGAAAAAATPATAAPAAEGFVPAATRKPGNGGTKGKLDFKPIPPNTLDSFVVPNGYDHSVVIKWGDEVVPGAPRFDLAKQTGKAQSKQFGYNNDFVGVIPLGRGGDKALLVVNHEYTNENLMFPGFTTLDALSTEQIKVAMAAHGLSVVEIERVDETGEWVVVDRGRRAYNRRITASETAFQFTGPATGSAWLRTAADPRGTTPIGTLNNCAGGVTPWGTVLSGEENFNQYFVGGDAVPAELKPRYARYGISTTARYPSDSRKWDRVQERFDLAKHPNEANRFGWIVEVDPFDPESKPRKHTALGRFKHEGANVIVAKNGKVVAYMGDDERFDYLYKFVSDKKYIAGDSSYARKNNLSLLESGTLYVAKLSYTSAAEIDGTGKLPSDGAFNGTGKWIKLVSGNKSFVDGMTAADVLVFTRLAGDKVGATKMDRPEDVQPSLVTGKIYAAMTNNTNRGVGTNAAADEANPRNANKHGHIFEITEDRGDHTSESFSWALPIVCGDPADSATYFSGYDKTKVSPISCPDNVAFDSTGNLWISTDGNALGGNDGLFATPIEGPEKGHLKQFLTVPRGAETCGPFITEDDRSVFVAVQHPGELTGASVENPASNWPDGDIAKPGVVVTWRRDGGFIGA; encoded by the coding sequence ATGTCCGAACGCCCACGCCTGCTGCCGCTGCTCGGCCAGTCCGGCCACGCCGGCCGTAGCTCGATGACGTGCCTCTACCGCTGCGGCAACGCGTGCGACCACCCGGTTCCGAACGAGTCCGGGAACGAGTACTTCGGCGACCTGGTCTCCGGTGAGGTCTCCCGTCGCGGCGTGATGCGCGCCGGCGCGATCGGCGCCATGGTGCTCGGTTTCGGTGGTGCCGCGGCGGCCGCCGCCACGCCCGCGACGGCTGCCCCGGCCGCCGAGGGCTTCGTGCCCGCGGCCACCCGCAAGCCCGGCAACGGCGGCACGAAGGGCAAGCTGGACTTCAAGCCGATCCCGCCGAACACGCTGGACAGCTTCGTGGTCCCGAACGGCTACGACCACTCCGTGGTGATCAAGTGGGGCGACGAGGTCGTCCCCGGTGCGCCGCGCTTCGACCTGGCCAAGCAGACCGGCAAGGCGCAGTCGAAGCAGTTCGGTTACAACAACGACTTCGTCGGCGTGATCCCGCTGGGCCGCGGCGGCGACAAGGCGCTGCTCGTGGTCAACCACGAGTACACCAACGAGAACCTGATGTTCCCGGGCTTCACCACGCTGGACGCGCTGAGCACGGAGCAGATCAAGGTCGCGATGGCCGCCCACGGCCTGTCGGTGGTCGAGATCGAGCGGGTCGACGAGACCGGCGAGTGGGTCGTGGTCGACCGCGGCCGTCGCGCGTACAACCGTCGGATCACCGCGTCCGAGACCGCGTTCCAGTTCACCGGCCCGGCCACCGGCTCGGCCTGGCTGAGGACCGCGGCGGACCCGCGCGGCACCACGCCGATCGGCACGCTCAACAACTGCGCCGGCGGCGTCACGCCGTGGGGCACCGTGCTCTCCGGCGAGGAGAACTTCAACCAGTACTTCGTGGGCGGCGACGCGGTCCCGGCCGAGCTGAAGCCGCGCTACGCCCGCTACGGCATCTCCACCACGGCCCGCTACCCCAGCGACAGCCGCAAGTGGGACCGCGTGCAGGAGCGCTTCGACCTGGCCAAGCACCCCAACGAGGCGAACCGCTTCGGCTGGATCGTCGAGGTGGACCCGTTCGACCCGGAGTCGAAGCCGCGCAAGCACACCGCGCTGGGCCGGTTCAAGCACGAGGGCGCGAACGTCATCGTGGCGAAGAACGGCAAGGTCGTGGCGTACATGGGCGACGACGAGCGGTTCGACTACCTGTACAAGTTCGTCTCCGACAAGAAGTACATCGCGGGCGACTCGTCGTACGCGCGGAAGAACAACCTGTCGCTGCTCGAGTCCGGCACGCTCTACGTGGCAAAGCTCAGCTACACCAGTGCCGCCGAGATCGACGGCACCGGCAAGCTGCCGAGCGACGGCGCGTTCAACGGCACCGGCAAGTGGATCAAGCTGGTCAGCGGCAACAAGTCGTTCGTCGACGGCATGACCGCGGCGGACGTGCTGGTCTTCACGCGCCTGGCCGGTGACAAGGTCGGCGCCACCAAGATGGACCGGCCCGAGGACGTCCAGCCGAGCCTGGTCACCGGCAAGATCTACGCGGCGATGACCAACAACACCAACCGCGGTGTCGGTACGAACGCGGCCGCCGACGAGGCGAACCCCCGCAACGCCAACAAGCACGGTCACATCTTCGAGATCACCGAGGACCGTGGCGACCACACCAGCGAGTCGTTCTCCTGGGCGCTGCCGATCGTCTGCGGCGACCCGGCGGACTCCGCGACGTACTTCTCCGGCTACGACAAGACAAAGGTCTCGCCGATCTCCTGCCCGGACAACGTCGCATTCGACTCGACCGGCAACCTCTGGATCTCCACCGACGGCAACGCGCTGGGCGGCAACGACGGCCTCTTCGCCACGCCGATCGAGGGTCCGGAGAAGGGCCACCTCAAGCAGTTCCTCACCGTGCCGCGCGGCGCGGAGACCTGCGGCCCGTTCATCACCGAGGACGACCGGTCGGTCTTCGTGGCGGTGCAGCACCCGGGTGAGCTCACCGGCGCCTCGGTGGAGAACCCGGCCTCGAACTGGCCGGACGGCGACATCGCCAAGCCGGGCGTCGTGGTGACCTGGCGCCGCGACGGCGGCTTCATCGGCGCCTGA
- a CDS encoding MFS transporter, whose protein sequence is MTKIRFTPGPVGGVLATTIAVVLPGFLVGGLAVQIGESFPLSPAQLGIAISVYFGVSALASVPAGRLVERHGSGPTARAAILLSAASLLAVALLANSALTLTLLLAAGAGANALGQIAGNAALARHAPPGRQGLSFGTKQAAIPLSTLLAGAAVPTVALTLGWRWAFVLAALLALSALPLAPSAPASRRAPGAASGRGAAAGLVVVAVAATLAAGSANALGTFLVDATVARGVDPGPAGLALTLGGAVCVAARVLGGYLADRLPDRQLTVISAQLIVGAGGLALLTLGGNLVLITGVVLGFGLGWAWPGLMNFAVVRLHPQAPAAATSVTQTGVYAGGCLGPLTLGFVATHFGYTTMWLAAASAMLGAALCMALGAALLRRAHPAT, encoded by the coding sequence ATGACCAAGATCCGCTTCACCCCTGGTCCGGTGGGCGGCGTGCTCGCCACCACGATCGCGGTCGTCCTACCCGGATTCCTGGTCGGCGGGCTCGCGGTCCAGATCGGTGAGTCGTTCCCGCTCTCGCCGGCCCAGCTCGGCATCGCCATCTCCGTCTACTTCGGCGTGAGCGCGCTCGCCTCCGTACCGGCCGGGCGCCTGGTCGAACGGCACGGCTCCGGCCCCACCGCGCGCGCCGCCATCCTGCTCTCCGCCGCGTCGCTGCTCGCGGTGGCGCTGCTGGCGAACTCCGCGCTCACGCTCACGCTGCTGCTCGCGGCCGGCGCCGGCGCGAACGCGCTCGGCCAGATCGCCGGCAACGCGGCCCTGGCCCGGCACGCGCCCCCGGGACGGCAGGGGCTGTCCTTCGGCACCAAGCAGGCCGCGATCCCGCTCTCCACGCTACTGGCCGGCGCGGCCGTGCCGACCGTGGCGCTGACGCTCGGCTGGCGGTGGGCGTTCGTGCTGGCGGCCCTGCTGGCGCTGAGCGCGCTGCCGCTCGCGCCGTCCGCGCCCGCGTCCCGGCGTGCTCCCGGCGCCGCGTCCGGCCGGGGAGCCGCCGCCGGGCTCGTCGTCGTGGCGGTCGCGGCCACGCTCGCGGCCGGCTCCGCGAACGCGCTCGGCACGTTCCTGGTCGACGCGACCGTGGCGCGCGGCGTCGACCCCGGCCCGGCCGGGCTCGCGCTCACGCTGGGCGGCGCGGTCTGCGTGGCCGCGCGCGTGCTCGGCGGTTACCTCGCGGACCGGCTGCCGGACCGGCAGCTCACCGTGATCTCCGCCCAGCTGATCGTCGGTGCGGGCGGGCTGGCGCTGCTCACGCTCGGCGGCAACCTCGTGCTGATCACCGGCGTGGTGCTCGGCTTCGGGCTCGGCTGGGCCTGGCCCGGCCTGATGAACTTCGCGGTGGTGCGCCTGCACCCGCAGGCACCGGCCGCCGCCACCTCGGTCACCCAGACCGGCGTCTACGCGGGCGGCTGCCTGGGCCCGCTGACGCTCGGATTCGTCGCCACCCACTTCGGATACACCACCATGTGGCTCGCGGCCGCCAGCGCCATGCTGGGGGCCGCGCTGTGCATGGCGCTCGGCGCGGCCCTGCTCCGCCGCGCCCACCCCGCCACCTGA
- a CDS encoding IclR family transcriptional regulator: protein MRDPLAEPSDLIRSVSRALRVLESVGRAPRGLTVKQIARRCELTVATTYHLVRTLAYEGYVIRREDGTYIVGLEIADRYRELVAAFRGPPSVGDALRRAAADSGYSHYLGRFVGNKVAITAVAEGPRSPYVEDLVPGFDEGAHATALGKALLATLTPDQRGRYLRDFGMRQFTAQTLISAEQLENDLAAGERRGMQIEMGQFRQGVACAGLIVTPDRDLERRVVIACALPAAELMTSARVLRTRLQATARVVADALAAGEPNGTS from the coding sequence GTGCGCGACCCCTTAGCGGAGCCGTCCGACCTGATTCGTAGCGTCTCGCGTGCGCTACGTGTCTTGGAATCGGTCGGGCGGGCACCGCGTGGACTGACGGTGAAGCAGATCGCACGGCGGTGCGAGCTGACGGTGGCGACGACGTATCACCTGGTCCGGACCCTCGCCTACGAGGGCTACGTGATCAGGCGGGAGGACGGCACCTACATCGTCGGGCTCGAGATCGCCGACCGGTACCGGGAGCTGGTCGCCGCGTTCCGCGGGCCGCCCTCGGTCGGCGACGCGTTACGGCGCGCCGCGGCGGACAGCGGTTACAGCCACTACTTAGGCCGCTTCGTCGGCAACAAGGTGGCGATCACGGCGGTGGCGGAGGGCCCCCGTTCGCCCTATGTGGAGGATCTCGTCCCCGGCTTCGACGAGGGGGCGCACGCGACCGCGCTCGGCAAGGCGCTGCTGGCCACGCTCACCCCCGACCAGCGCGGGCGATACCTGCGGGACTTCGGCATGCGGCAGTTCACCGCGCAGACGCTGATCTCGGCCGAGCAGCTGGAGAACGACCTGGCCGCCGGCGAACGACGCGGCATGCAGATCGAGATGGGCCAGTTCCGGCAGGGCGTCGCCTGCGCCGGCCTGATCGTGACCCCGGACCGGGATCTGGAGCGGCGCGTGGTGATCGCCTGCGCGCTGCCGGCCGCGGAGCTGATGACGTCCGCCCGTGTGCTGCGCACCCGGCTGCAGGCGACCGCGCGGGTGGTCGCCGACGCACTGGCCGCGGGCGAGCCCAACGGGACGAGCTGA
- a CDS encoding NADH-quinone oxidoreductase subunit M, with protein MSSFPYLSVLTVAPLVGALVVAFLPRSRPELAKWLTLAWSLGILALTVALWVAFEAGGERLQLRESYPWIPGWGANFTFAVDGIALVMLMLIAVLVPIVILAAWHEADASGRSVPVYFALLLALESTMIGVFAAADVFLFYVFFEVMLVPMYFLIGSYGGAKRQYAAVKFFLYSLVGGLFMLAAVVGLWVAGGKTFDWAALTQIDMSTGTERWLFLGFFLAFAIKAPFFPFHTWLPDAGGVAPAGAGALLVGILDKVGTFGILRYCLPLFPDASRYFAPLALVLGVIGIIYAALLAVGQNDLKRLVSYTSIAHFGFIGVGIFAFTTQAGTGAVLYMVNHGLATGLLFLVVGMLVARRGSALITDFGGAGKYVPILAGVLFFAGLASLAMPGTAPFVSEFLVLVGTFTVNKPIAIIATLGIVLAAAYVLWMVQRTVQGTPNPALAEVEGMRRDITLREKVVVAPLIAMIIVFGFYPKPITDVINPAVQATMQDVGATDPAPTAITEAAK; from the coding sequence GTGAGCTCCTTTCCCTACCTGTCGGTGCTGACCGTGGCGCCGCTGGTCGGCGCGCTGGTCGTGGCGTTCCTGCCACGCAGCCGGCCCGAGCTGGCGAAGTGGCTCACGCTCGCCTGGTCGCTCGGCATCCTGGCGCTGACCGTGGCGCTCTGGGTCGCGTTCGAGGCCGGCGGCGAACGGCTCCAGCTGCGCGAGTCGTACCCGTGGATCCCCGGCTGGGGCGCGAACTTCACGTTCGCGGTGGACGGCATCGCGCTGGTCATGCTGATGCTGATCGCGGTGCTGGTGCCGATCGTCATCCTGGCGGCCTGGCACGAGGCGGACGCCAGTGGACGGTCGGTGCCGGTCTACTTCGCGCTGCTGCTGGCCCTGGAGTCGACGATGATCGGCGTCTTCGCGGCCGCCGACGTCTTCCTCTTCTACGTGTTCTTCGAGGTCATGCTGGTGCCGATGTACTTCCTCATCGGCTCCTACGGCGGTGCCAAGCGGCAGTACGCGGCGGTCAAGTTCTTCCTCTACTCGCTGGTCGGCGGCCTGTTCATGCTGGCGGCCGTGGTCGGGCTGTGGGTGGCCGGCGGCAAGACGTTCGACTGGGCGGCGCTGACCCAGATCGACATGTCGACCGGGACCGAGCGGTGGCTGTTCCTCGGCTTCTTCCTCGCGTTCGCGATCAAGGCGCCGTTCTTCCCGTTCCACACCTGGCTGCCGGACGCCGGCGGGGTGGCGCCGGCCGGCGCGGGCGCGCTGCTCGTCGGGATACTCGACAAGGTCGGCACGTTCGGCATCCTGCGGTACTGCCTGCCGCTCTTCCCGGACGCGTCCCGGTACTTCGCGCCGCTCGCGCTGGTGCTCGGCGTGATCGGCATCATCTACGCGGCGCTGCTCGCGGTCGGGCAGAACGACCTCAAGCGGCTCGTGTCGTACACGTCGATCGCGCACTTCGGCTTCATCGGCGTCGGCATCTTCGCGTTCACCACCCAGGCCGGTACCGGCGCGGTGCTCTACATGGTCAACCACGGCCTCGCCACCGGCCTGCTCTTCCTGGTCGTCGGCATGCTGGTGGCCCGTCGCGGCTCCGCGTTGATCACCGACTTCGGCGGCGCCGGCAAGTACGTCCCGATCCTGGCCGGTGTGCTGTTCTTCGCCGGCCTGGCGTCGCTGGCGATGCCCGGGACCGCGCCGTTCGTCTCCGAGTTCCTGGTGCTGGTCGGCACGTTCACGGTGAACAAGCCGATCGCGATCATCGCGACGCTCGGCATCGTGCTCGCGGCCGCGTACGTGCTCTGGATGGTCCAGCGCACCGTGCAGGGCACCCCGAACCCGGCGCTGGCCGAGGTCGAGGGCATGCGCCGGGACATCACGCTGCGCGAGAAGGTCGTGGTCGCGCCGCTGATCGCGATGATCATCGTGTTCGGCTTCTACCCGAAGCCGATCACCGACGTCATCAACCCGGCCGTGCAGGCCACCATGCAGGACGTCGGCGCGACGGACCCCGCACCCACGGCGATCACCGAGGCGGCGAAGTGA
- the lysS gene encoding lysine--tRNA ligase, producing the protein MAAGSDVDWVNRFADEVIAEAERRAPGKPIVCASGLSPSGPIHLGNLREVMTPHLVADEIRRRGHDVVHIISWDDFDRYRKVPVGIAGVDESWAEHIGKPLTRVPAPAGSEYPNWAAHFKAAMIESLAELGVEYRGISQTEMYTSGAYRDQVLLAMRERGRIDAILDRYRTKNRDGAAPKKGPKQQGPKLDEADQAAAADAAEGSGAAGEDDGATATGYYPFKPFCAECGKDFTTVVAYDDDSTELTYTCVCGHTATVLLSEFTDGKLVWKVDWPMRWAREGVVFEPSGVDHQSPGSSFVVGGQIVTEIFGGEQPIGPMYAFVGISGQAKMSSSKGGVPTPADALEIMEAPLLRWLYARRRPNQSFKVAFDQEIQRLYDEWDALEKRIAAGEANEVDAAVHARAASTAAGVLPVTPRPVSYRTLASVADITTGDEGQMLRILHDLDPAAPITGLAEVRPRLDRAATWVATYVPAEQRTRLRDEPDLDLIKSLDDTQRESLRLLVAGLDEHWSLDGLTTLVYGVPKVLAGLPPDTKPTPELKVAQRSFFALLYHLLVGRDTGPRLPTLLLAAGADRVRRLLSA; encoded by the coding sequence GTGGCTGCTGGCAGCGATGTTGACTGGGTCAATCGGTTCGCGGACGAGGTGATCGCCGAGGCGGAGCGTCGTGCGCCGGGCAAGCCGATCGTCTGTGCGAGCGGGCTCAGCCCGTCCGGGCCGATCCACCTCGGAAACCTGCGCGAGGTGATGACGCCGCATCTGGTGGCGGACGAGATCCGCCGGCGCGGCCACGACGTCGTGCACATCATCTCCTGGGACGACTTCGACCGTTACCGGAAGGTGCCGGTCGGCATCGCGGGCGTCGACGAGAGCTGGGCCGAGCACATCGGCAAGCCGCTGACCCGGGTTCCGGCGCCGGCCGGCTCGGAATATCCGAACTGGGCCGCCCACTTCAAGGCCGCGATGATCGAGTCGCTGGCGGAGCTGGGCGTGGAGTACCGGGGCATCAGCCAGACCGAGATGTACACCTCCGGTGCGTACCGTGACCAGGTTCTGCTCGCCATGCGGGAGCGGGGCCGGATCGATGCGATCCTGGACCGCTACCGCACGAAGAACCGGGACGGTGCCGCGCCGAAGAAGGGCCCCAAGCAGCAGGGCCCGAAGCTGGACGAGGCCGACCAGGCCGCGGCCGCCGACGCCGCCGAGGGCTCGGGAGCGGCCGGCGAGGACGACGGCGCGACCGCGACCGGCTACTACCCGTTCAAGCCGTTCTGCGCGGAGTGCGGCAAGGACTTCACCACCGTCGTGGCGTACGACGACGACAGCACCGAGCTGACCTACACCTGCGTCTGCGGGCACACCGCGACCGTGCTGTTGAGCGAGTTCACGGACGGCAAGCTGGTCTGGAAGGTCGACTGGCCGATGCGCTGGGCGCGCGAGGGCGTCGTCTTCGAGCCCTCCGGCGTGGACCACCAGTCGCCGGGCAGCTCGTTCGTGGTCGGCGGCCAGATCGTCACCGAGATCTTCGGCGGCGAGCAGCCGATCGGGCCGATGTACGCGTTCGTCGGCATCTCCGGACAGGCGAAGATGTCCAGCTCCAAGGGGGGCGTGCCGACGCCGGCCGACGCGCTGGAGATCATGGAGGCGCCGCTGCTGCGCTGGCTGTACGCGCGCCGCCGGCCGAACCAGTCGTTCAAGGTCGCGTTCGACCAGGAGATCCAGCGGCTCTACGACGAGTGGGACGCGCTGGAGAAGCGGATCGCGGCCGGCGAGGCGAACGAGGTGGACGCGGCCGTGCACGCCCGGGCCGCGAGCACCGCGGCCGGAGTGCTGCCGGTGACGCCGCGGCCGGTGTCGTACCGGACGCTGGCCAGCGTCGCGGACATCACCACCGGCGACGAGGGCCAGATGCTGCGAATCCTGCACGACCTGGACCCGGCGGCGCCGATCACCGGCCTGGCCGAGGTGCGCCCGCGGCTGGACCGCGCCGCCACCTGGGTGGCCACGTACGTGCCGGCCGAGCAGCGCACCCGCCTGCGGGACGAGCCGGACCTCGACCTGATCAAGAGCCTGGACGACACCCAGCGCGAGTCGCTGCGGCTGCTGGTGGCCGGGCTGGACGAGCACTGGTCGTTGGACGGCCTGACCACGCTGGTCTACGGCGTGCCGAAGGTGCTGGCCGGGCTGCCGCCGGACACCAAGCCGACGCCGGAGCTGAAGGTGGCGCAGCGGTCGTTCTTCGCGCTGCTCTACCACCTGCTGGTCGGCCGGGACACCGGCCCGCGCCTGCCCACGCTGCTGCTCGCGGCCGGCGCCGACCGCGTCCGCCGGCTGCTGTCCGCCTGA
- the nuoN gene encoding NADH-quinone oxidoreductase subunit NuoN: MDELKAPSIDYAAVAPILILFGAACLGVLVEAFVPRRARHAVQLSLALLGTVAGLVVVVTQASTRATTAAGALAIDGPAVFLQGAILVLALVSLLLMGERKLEAGGAFVPQAAITVGSDADVRQAARAPGLTEVYPIALFAIAGMLLFVAANDLLTMFIALEVFSLPLYLLCALARRRRLLSQEAALKYFLLGSYASAFFLFGVALIYGFVGAVDFGSIHAAAAESDRDPLLLYAGLAMLSIGLLFKTAAVPFHVWTPDVYQGAPTPITAFMAACTKVAAFGALLRVLYVGFNGLSWDFTPILGVIAVLTMIIGAVLAVTQTDIKRLLAYSSIANAGYLLVGVLASGEAGLASTMFYLVAYGFTVLGAFAVVMLVRDADGEAGHLSRWAGLGRRSPLIAGLFTFILLAFAGIPLTSGFISKFAVFGAAIEGGQTWLVIAGVISSIVLAFPYLRVVVMMWLSDPSEATPTVSVPGVFTTVALTIGVAMTLLLGVAPSLLLDLTSGAAEFVQ; encoded by the coding sequence ATGGACGAACTCAAGGCACCATCCATCGACTACGCGGCCGTCGCGCCGATCCTCATCCTGTTCGGCGCCGCCTGCCTCGGCGTGCTCGTCGAGGCGTTCGTACCCCGGCGGGCGCGGCACGCGGTGCAGCTGAGCCTGGCCCTGCTCGGCACGGTCGCCGGGCTGGTCGTCGTGGTCACCCAGGCCTCGACCCGGGCCACCACGGCCGCCGGCGCGCTCGCCATCGACGGTCCCGCGGTCTTCCTGCAGGGCGCGATCCTGGTGCTCGCGCTGGTGTCACTGCTGCTCATGGGCGAGCGGAAGCTGGAGGCCGGCGGCGCGTTCGTGCCGCAGGCCGCGATCACGGTCGGCTCCGACGCGGACGTCCGGCAGGCCGCCCGCGCGCCCGGCCTGACCGAGGTCTACCCGATCGCGCTCTTCGCGATCGCCGGCATGCTGCTCTTCGTGGCCGCGAACGACCTGCTCACCATGTTCATCGCGCTCGAGGTCTTCTCGCTGCCGCTCTACCTGCTCTGCGCGCTCGCCCGCCGGCGGCGGCTGCTCAGCCAGGAGGCCGCGCTGAAGTACTTCCTGCTCGGGTCGTACGCGTCCGCGTTCTTCCTGTTCGGCGTGGCGCTCATCTACGGCTTCGTCGGCGCGGTCGACTTCGGCAGCATCCACGCCGCGGCCGCCGAGTCCGACCGCGACCCGCTGCTGCTCTACGCGGGCCTGGCGATGCTCTCCATCGGCCTGCTGTTCAAGACCGCGGCGGTGCCGTTCCACGTCTGGACGCCGGATGTCTACCAGGGCGCGCCGACGCCGATCACCGCGTTCATGGCCGCGTGCACCAAGGTTGCCGCGTTCGGCGCGCTGCTGCGCGTGCTCTACGTCGGGTTCAACGGCCTGAGCTGGGACTTCACGCCGATCCTGGGCGTCATCGCGGTGCTCACCATGATCATTGGTGCGGTGCTGGCGGTGACGCAGACCGACATCAAGCGGCTGCTGGCCTACTCGTCCATCGCGAACGCCGGGTATCTGCTGGTCGGCGTGCTGGCCAGCGGCGAGGCCGGGCTCGCCAGCACCATGTTCTACCTGGTCGCCTACGGGTTCACGGTGCTCGGCGCGTTCGCCGTGGTGATGCTGGTCCGGGACGCGGACGGCGAGGCCGGTCACCTGTCCCGCTGGGCCGGGCTCGGCCGCCGGTCACCGTTGATCGCCGGGCTCTTCACGTTCATCCTGCTCGCGTTCGCCGGGATTCCGCTGACCAGCGGATTCATCAGCAAGTTCGCCGTGTTCGGCGCCGCGATCGAGGGCGGGCAGACCTGGCTCGTGATCGCCGGTGTGATCAGCAGCATCGTGCTCGCGTTCCCGTACCTGCGGGTCGTGGTCATGATGTGGCTCTCCGACCCGAGCGAGGCCACGCCGACCGTCTCCGTCCCCGGCGTGTTCACCACGGTCGCGCTGACCATCGGTGTGGCGATGACGCTGCTCCTCGGCGTGGCCCCGTCCCTGCTCCTGGACCTGACCAGCGGCGCCGCCGAGTTCGTCCAGTAG
- a CDS encoding polyprenyl synthetase family protein, which yields MHASGIDFVDPAIEASVSAILEEVEASLRDSVDSADPLVREASMHLVSAGGKRFRPLLVAVGAHLGDPTEARVTQAAVVMEMTHLATLYHDDVMDEAAVRRGAPSANSRWTNSVAILVGDYLFARAADISADLGTEAVRLQARTFSQLVQGQLAETVGPRDGDPIAHHLKVIEDKTASLIATSARFGGLFAGAPAEQVDALAGYGISMGIAFQLSDDLLDIASESIQSGKTPGTDLREGVPTLPVLYALASDDADAASVRLRELLSMGPLVDDALHAEALGLLRESPAMKRARETVRAYADEARNRIAVLPEGPTRRTLEGLCDFISDRTS from the coding sequence GTGCATGCGAGCGGGATCGACTTCGTCGACCCCGCCATCGAGGCGTCGGTGTCGGCGATCCTCGAGGAGGTCGAGGCCAGTCTCCGGGACAGCGTCGACAGTGCGGATCCGCTGGTCCGCGAGGCGTCGATGCATCTCGTCTCGGCCGGCGGCAAACGCTTCCGGCCGCTGCTCGTCGCGGTCGGCGCCCACCTCGGCGACCCGACCGAGGCGCGCGTGACCCAGGCCGCGGTGGTCATGGAGATGACCCACCTCGCCACGCTCTACCACGACGACGTCATGGACGAGGCCGCCGTCCGGCGCGGTGCGCCCAGCGCGAACAGCCGCTGGACGAACTCGGTCGCGATCCTGGTCGGCGACTACCTGTTCGCCCGCGCGGCGGACATATCGGCCGACCTGGGCACCGAGGCGGTCCGGCTCCAGGCGCGGACGTTCTCGCAGCTCGTGCAGGGTCAGCTGGCCGAGACCGTGGGTCCGCGCGACGGCGACCCGATCGCGCACCACCTCAAGGTCATCGAGGACAAGACCGCCTCGCTGATCGCCACGTCCGCCCGGTTCGGCGGTCTCTTCGCCGGTGCGCCGGCCGAGCAGGTCGACGCGCTCGCCGGCTACGGCATATCGATGGGCATCGCGTTCCAGCTCTCCGACGACCTGCTGGACATCGCGTCCGAGTCGATCCAGTCCGGCAAGACACCCGGCACCGACCTGCGCGAGGGCGTGCCGACGCTGCCGGTGCTCTACGCACTGGCGTCGGACGACGCGGACGCGGCCTCGGTCCGGCTGCGCGAGCTGCTCTCGATGGGCCCGCTGGTCGACGACGCGCTGCACGCGGAGGCGCTCGGCCTGCTGCGCGAGTCGCCGGCGATGAAGCGCGCGCGGGAGACGGTCCGCGCCTACGCGGACGAGGCCCGCAACCGGATAGCGGTCCTGCCGGAGGGCCCGACCCGCCGCACGCTCGAGGGCCTCTGCGACTTCATCTCCGACAGAACCTCTTAA
- a CDS encoding sigma-70 family RNA polymerase sigma factor, with protein sequence MTDEGTALLRVLHDEHGDALFAHALRLAGGDRQRAEDLCQETLLRAWRHPEALDPQRGSVRAWLFTTARNLAIDAWRRRSARPGEVITDVLPEPPPTEDEADRAVEAWTVAEALSRLSPAHREVLVECFYQGRSVSEAAQRLGVPPGTIKSRTHYALRALRMALEEMGVMR encoded by the coding sequence TTGACGGACGAGGGCACCGCACTGCTGCGGGTCTTGCACGACGAGCACGGGGACGCGCTGTTCGCACACGCGCTTCGGCTCGCCGGAGGAGACCGTCAGCGCGCCGAAGATCTCTGTCAGGAGACGTTGCTTCGCGCGTGGCGACATCCGGAGGCGCTGGACCCACAGCGGGGTTCGGTACGGGCGTGGCTGTTCACGACCGCACGGAACCTGGCGATCGACGCGTGGCGACGGCGGTCCGCACGACCCGGTGAGGTGATCACCGACGTGCTGCCGGAACCACCACCGACGGAAGACGAGGCTGACCGCGCAGTGGAGGCGTGGACCGTCGCCGAGGCTCTGTCCCGGCTTTCCCCCGCACACCGAGAGGTCCTGGTGGAGTGCTTCTACCAGGGACGATCGGTGTCGGAGGCGGCACAACGGCTGGGCGTCCCGCCCGGCACGATCAAGTCCAGGACCCACTACGCGTTGCGAGCTCTGCGCATGGCGCTGGAAGAAATGGGGGTGATGCGGTGA